The following are encoded together in the Tribolium castaneum strain GA2 chromosome 3, icTriCast1.1, whole genome shotgun sequence genome:
- the LOC663458 gene encoding uncharacterized protein LOC663458: MITEWQKIFLLFICSFRYTQSVDYYDLENLGANINREVQESLKPLNNLGATITQRVNKEIEHVRQLPSRLDTLGETISQQVYEGLRPVREMQSRMRIKFGTEGGTTIATFQDNRQFIIRNGVMYTCGGQISQETGACSGSLKKATLNNEKDFCYANVNTIINNYYCIGNGNVNTGYVNGKIYCSSNDGSKTLLISEQDYRKQCGNVANSVTYKYFTSRKLGDHDSGVHCTGNEPKIVCTMTENRQNVGTNVVQVNGGSYISSTN, translated from the exons ATGATAACCGAATGGCAAAAAATCTTTCTCCTTTTCATCTGCTCC TTCCGCTACACACAGT CTGTTGATTATTATGACTTGGAAAATCTCGGGGCAAATATTAACCGAGAGGTGCAGGAAAGTCTCAAACCCCTTAATAATTTAGGCGCAACTATTACCCAACGTGTGAATAAGGAGATAGAGCACGTACGTCAGTTACCCTCAAGACTTGATACTTTAGGTGAAACCATCTCACAACAAGTGTATGAGGGTTTGAGACCAGTCCGTGAAATGCAATCCCGCATGAGAATAAAGTTTGGGACAGAAGGAGGAACCACAATTGCAACCTTTCAAG ATAATAGACAATTTATCATCCGAAATGGCGTAATGTACACCTGCGGAGGTCAAATATCGCAAGAAACCGGTGCCTGTTCTGGCAGTTTGAAAAAAGCCACATTAAACAACGAGAAAGATTTTTGCTACGCTAATGTTAACACCATTATTAACAATTACTACTGCATTGGCAATGGTAATGTAAATACCGGTTACGTCAACGGGAAAATCTATTGTTCCAGTAATGATGGGAGTAAGACTTTGCTGATTTCGGAACAGGATTATAGGAAACAATGTGGGAATGTTGCAAATTCGGTGACTTACAAATACTTCACCAGTCGTAAATTGGGTGACCATGATAGTGGGGTCCATTGCACGGGAAATGAGCCCAAGATTGTTTGCACAATGACCGAAAATCGCCAAAATGTAGGCACTAATGTTGTGCAAGTCAATGGAGGCTCGTACATCAGCAGCACAAATTAA